From Bradyrhizobium symbiodeficiens, the proteins below share one genomic window:
- a CDS encoding replication-associated recombination protein A → MSPKRPQTPTLFAAAGLDHEAPHPLPDRLRPRTLSEVVGQDHILGPDGALTRMLETRTLGSLVFWGPPGTGKTTVARLLADATDLHFEQISAVFSGVADLKKAFDAARARREMGKGTLLFVDEVHRFNRAQQDSFLPVMEDGTVVMVGATTENPSFELNAALLSRARVLVFRSLDAAAIEKLFAHAEAVEGKKLPLDAEARAVLVRMADGDGRASLTLAEEVWRSARADEIFNAAQLQEILQRRAPIYDKSADGHYNLISALHKSVRGSDPDAALYYLARMLDAGEDPLFLARRVVRMAVEDIGLADPQGLVIANAAKDAFDFLGHPEGELAIAQAVVYLATAPKSNAVYTAFKAAMQTAKHAGSLLPPKHILNSPTKLMKSEGYGAAYEYDHDTPDAFSGQDYFPEALGRQTFYDPPERGFEREIRKRLDYWAKLRKERGGGG, encoded by the coding sequence ATGAGTCCGAAGCGACCACAAACGCCAACTCTCTTTGCCGCGGCGGGGCTCGACCACGAGGCTCCGCATCCGCTGCCGGACCGGCTGCGCCCGCGCACGCTGTCGGAGGTCGTCGGCCAGGACCACATCCTCGGTCCCGACGGCGCGCTGACGCGCATGCTGGAGACGCGCACGCTGGGGTCGCTGGTGTTCTGGGGGCCGCCTGGCACCGGCAAGACCACGGTGGCGCGGCTGCTGGCGGACGCCACCGACCTGCATTTCGAGCAGATCTCCGCAGTGTTCTCCGGCGTCGCCGATCTGAAGAAGGCGTTCGACGCCGCGCGCGCCCGCCGCGAGATGGGCAAGGGCACGCTGCTGTTCGTCGACGAGGTGCATCGCTTCAACCGCGCCCAGCAGGATTCGTTTCTGCCCGTGATGGAAGACGGCACGGTGGTGATGGTCGGCGCCACCACCGAGAACCCGTCCTTCGAGCTCAACGCGGCGCTTCTGTCGCGTGCGCGCGTCTTGGTGTTTCGCTCGCTCGACGCGGCCGCGATCGAAAAACTGTTCGCGCATGCCGAGGCGGTCGAGGGCAAGAAGCTGCCGCTCGATGCGGAGGCGCGCGCGGTGCTCGTGCGCATGGCAGATGGCGACGGAAGGGCGTCGCTGACGCTTGCCGAAGAGGTCTGGCGCTCGGCGCGGGCGGACGAGATTTTCAATGCCGCGCAGTTGCAGGAGATTTTGCAGCGCCGGGCGCCGATCTACGACAAATCGGCCGATGGCCATTACAACCTGATCTCGGCCCTGCATAAATCCGTGCGCGGCTCCGATCCCGACGCTGCGCTGTATTACCTCGCGCGCATGCTTGATGCCGGTGAGGACCCGTTGTTCCTGGCCCGCCGTGTCGTGCGCATGGCGGTGGAGGACATCGGGCTCGCCGATCCGCAAGGACTCGTCATCGCCAATGCGGCCAAGGACGCTTTCGACTTCCTCGGCCATCCCGAGGGCGAACTCGCCATCGCGCAAGCGGTCGTCTATCTCGCCACTGCACCGAAATCGAACGCGGTCTACACCGCCTTCAAGGCCGCGATGCAGACGGCCAAGCACGCTGGCTCGCTGCTGCCGCCCAAGCACATCCTCAATTCCCCGACCAAGCTGATGAAGTCCGAAGGCTACGGCGCCGCGTACGAATACGACCACGACACCCCTGACGCCTTCTCCGGCCAGGACTATTTTCCCGAAGCCCTGGGCCGCCAGACCTTCTACGACCCGCCCGAGCGCGGTTTCGAGCGCGAAATCCGCAAGCGGCTGGATTACTGGGCCAAGCTGCGGAAGGAACGGGGCGGCGGAGGCTAA
- a CDS encoding RluA family pseudouridine synthase, translating into MSRRIKRMNPKPRERDERKEARPFKARSAKKAGPRPGAKPGGKPPRFAAEPVERRAPKAELKRSELERPAPEKPVEALLPTKVQTVKVTADENNMRVDRFLEARFPGLSFSHIQRVVRKGELRVDGKRVDSKDRLEEGQSVRIPPLKLDTPKAASPLSEAAQKTLATLKEMTLYEDDDVLVLNKPFGLAVQGGSGTTRHIDQMLEVMRDSKGQKPRLVHRIDKDTSGCLLIAKTRFAASHLTGAFRSRSARKTYWALVPGLPKPKQGRISTFLAKEESEDDTIMRIAQHGDEGASHAVTYYAVVETAGNKLTWVSLKPVTGRTHQLRAHMEHIGHPIVGDPKYFNIENWKLPGGLQNRLHLLARRIVIPHPRGGVIDATAPLPQHMQQSWNLLGLDASRFDPIENAPEE; encoded by the coding sequence ATGAGCCGCCGCATCAAGAGAATGAATCCGAAGCCCCGCGAACGCGATGAGCGCAAGGAGGCGCGCCCGTTCAAGGCACGCAGCGCCAAGAAGGCCGGGCCGCGTCCCGGGGCCAAGCCGGGTGGCAAGCCGCCGCGCTTTGCGGCCGAGCCTGTCGAGCGGCGCGCACCCAAGGCTGAGCTGAAAAGGTCTGAGCTGGAAAGGCCCGCGCCCGAGAAGCCCGTCGAGGCGCTGCTGCCGACCAAGGTGCAGACCGTCAAGGTGACCGCCGACGAGAACAACATGCGCGTGGATCGTTTCCTCGAGGCGCGCTTTCCCGGCTTGTCGTTCTCCCACATCCAGCGCGTCGTGCGCAAAGGCGAGCTGCGCGTCGATGGCAAGCGCGTCGACAGCAAGGACCGGCTGGAGGAGGGCCAGAGCGTCCGCATTCCGCCCCTGAAGCTGGACACGCCGAAGGCCGCGAGCCCGCTCTCCGAAGCCGCGCAAAAGACGCTCGCCACGCTAAAGGAGATGACGCTGTACGAGGACGACGACGTCCTCGTGCTCAACAAGCCGTTTGGGCTTGCGGTGCAGGGTGGCTCCGGCACGACGCGGCACATCGACCAGATGCTGGAGGTGATGCGCGACTCCAAGGGGCAGAAGCCGCGGCTTGTGCACCGGATCGACAAGGACACCTCCGGATGCCTTCTGATCGCGAAGACCCGTTTCGCTGCCTCGCATCTGACCGGCGCGTTCCGCTCGCGGTCGGCGCGAAAAACCTATTGGGCGCTGGTGCCGGGCCTGCCGAAGCCGAAGCAGGGCCGCATCTCGACCTTCCTTGCCAAGGAGGAGAGCGAGGACGACACCATCATGCGCATCGCCCAGCACGGCGACGAAGGCGCGAGCCACGCGGTGACCTATTACGCAGTGGTCGAGACCGCCGGCAACAAGCTGACCTGGGTGTCGCTGAAGCCGGTGACAGGGCGCACACACCAGCTACGCGCCCACATGGAGCATATCGGCCATCCCATCGTCGGCGATCCCAAGTATTTCAACATCGAGAATTGGAAACTGCCGGGCGGCCTGCAAAACCGGCTGCATCTGCTGGCGCGCCGCATCGTCATTCCGCATCCGCGCGGCGGCGTGATCGACGCCACCGCGCCGTTGCCGCAGCACATGCAGCAGTCGTGGAATCTGTTGGGGCTGGATGCCTCCAGATTTGATCCCATCGAGAACGCGCCTGAAGAATAG